The Poecilia reticulata strain Guanapo unplaced genomic scaffold, Guppy_female_1.0+MT scaffold_155, whole genome shotgun sequence genome includes a region encoding these proteins:
- the kcnj6 gene encoding G protein-activated inward rectifier potassium channel 2 has translation MEQDVESSAAVRKPKLPKQAREDLPKQLAEIDRAKKIQRYVQKDGKCNVHHGNVRETYRYLTDIFTTLVDLKWRFNLFIFVLVYTVTWLFFGLMWWLIAYLRGDLDHLADGQWTPCVNNLNGFVSAFLFSIETETTIGYGYRVITDKCPEGIVLLLVQSVLGSIVNAFMVGCMFVKISQPKKRAETLVFSTNAVISMRDGRLCLMFRVGDLRNSHIVEASIRAKLIKSKQTKEGEFIPLNQTDINVGYNTGDDRLFLVSPLIICHEINQHSPFWEISQAHLAKEELEIVVILEGMVEATGMTCQARSSYVGSEIKWGYRFMPVLTLEDGFYEVDYNSFHEIYETNTPACSAKELADMAARARLPLTWSLASKLSQQGLAESEQEGQDSKAGPESQDKAAERNGEIANLESESKV, from the exons ATGGAGCAGGATGTGGAGAGTTCGGCCGCCGTCAGGAAGCCCAAACTGCCCAAGCAGGCCCGGGAGGACCTGCCCAAGCAGCTAGCAGAGATAGACAGAGCAAAGAAGATCCAGCGCTACGTCCAGAAAGACGGGAAGTGCAATGTCCACCACGGGAATGTCCGTGAGACCTACCGCTATCTGACAGACATTTTTACCACGCTGGTGGACCTGAAGTGGCGGTTCAACCTGTTCATCTTCGTGCTGGTGTACACGGTGACATGGCTGTTCTTCGGCCTGATGTGGTGGCTCATCGCTTACCTGCGCGGCGACCTGGACCATTTAGCTGACGGTCAGTGGACTCCGTGCGTCAACAATCTCAACGGCTTCGTATCGGCCTTCCTGTTCTCCATAGAGACGGAGACCACCATCGGCTATGGATACAGAGTTATCACGGACAAATGCCCCGAGGGAATCGTTCTGCTTCTGGTCCAATCAGTGCTGGGTTCCATCGTCAACGCCTTCATGGTGGGCTGCATGTTTGTTAAGATCTCGCAGCCCAAGAAACGAGCAGAGACTCTTGTGTTTTCCACCAATGCTGTCATCTCCATGAGAGACGGACGGCTGTGCCTGATGTTCAGAGTCGGAGACCTCCGAAACTCGCACATCGTAGAGGCTTCTATCAGAGCCAAGCTCATCAAGTCCAAGCAGACCAAGGAGGGGGAGTTCATTCCCCTCAACCAGACGGACATTAACGTTGGCTACAACACCGGGGATGACCGGCTGTTCCTGGTGTCACCGCTCATCATCTGCCACGAGATAAACCAGCACAGTCCCTTCTGGGAGATCTCCCAGGCTCACCTGGCCAAGGAAGAGCTGGAGATCGTTGTGATCCTGGAGGGAATGGTGGAGGCCACAG GGATGACGTGTCAGGCCAGGAGCTCCTACGTCGGCAGCGAGATCAAGTGGGGTTACCGCTTCATGCCCGTCCTGACGCTGGAGGACGGCTTCTACGAGGTCGACTACAACAGCTTCCACGAGATCTACGAGACCAACACGCCCGCCTGCAGCGCCAAAGAGCTGGCCGACATGGCCGCCCGCGCCCGGCTGCCCCTCACCTGGTCGCTGGCCAGCAAGCTGAGCCAGCAGGGGCTGGCCGAGTCGGAGCAGGAGGGGCAGGACAGCAAGGCCGGCCCGGAGAGCCAGGACAAGGCGGCCGAGAGGAACGGGGAGATAGCCAACCTGGAGAGCGAGTCCAAAGTGTAA